The Paenibacillus tianjinensis genome has a window encoding:
- the recQ gene encoding DNA helicase RecQ, translating to MKMQAPTMEQAQAELQKYYGYPDFRDGQKKIVQHLLEGGDTLGIMPTGGGKSICYQVPALLMPGLTLVISPLISLMKDQVDALTTAGIPAAYINSTLSGKEVNERIRAARRGELKLLYVAPERLELDWFRLEMAGLSISCVAVDEAHCVSQWGHDFRTSYLAVSPFVEELPQRPILAAFTATATPEVMEDMVRLLRLRQPGVFMTGLGRDNLAMSVLRGENKREFVLDYTASHSHQPGIVYAATRKEVDDLYQRLQASGIAAGRYHAGMSDQERADSQEKFLYDDIRVMVATNAFGMGIDKSNVRYVIHYNMPKNMEAYVQEAGRAGRDGEPSECILLFSAQDIMTQKFLIEQNPQDPERKANEYRKLQQMIDYCYTTRCLRSAQLEYFGEDNEDKLCGICSSCTDERELVDMTVDAQKIFSCIHRMRERYGVALVASVLKGSRNQKVLQYGFEKLPTHGAMSSRTEKEITESINVLISEGYLALSEGQYPVVRLQPLAAEVLRGQREVMQRVARPLLTGGSGSGRSRSRSYDLSPSAVNETVFEQLRLIRRELAGREHVPSYIIFNDATLREMSVVCPQTEAEMLRVKGVGEVKYRKYGKPFLEFFQNEM from the coding sequence ATGAAGATGCAAGCACCTACTATGGAACAGGCGCAGGCTGAACTGCAAAAATATTACGGTTATCCCGATTTCCGGGATGGCCAGAAAAAAATCGTGCAGCATTTGCTGGAAGGCGGCGATACGCTGGGGATCATGCCGACCGGCGGAGGCAAATCGATCTGCTACCAGGTTCCGGCGCTGCTGATGCCGGGGCTGACGCTGGTCATTTCACCGCTGATTTCACTGATGAAGGATCAGGTGGACGCCCTTACAACGGCGGGTATCCCGGCTGCCTATATCAACAGCACCCTGAGCGGCAAAGAAGTGAATGAACGGATCCGCGCCGCGCGCCGGGGCGAGCTGAAGCTGCTGTATGTTGCGCCGGAGCGGCTGGAGCTGGACTGGTTCCGCCTGGAAATGGCAGGCTTGTCCATTTCCTGCGTCGCCGTAGATGAAGCGCACTGCGTCTCGCAGTGGGGGCATGATTTCCGTACCAGCTATCTTGCGGTATCGCCGTTTGTGGAAGAACTGCCGCAGCGGCCGATTCTCGCGGCCTTTACGGCAACTGCTACGCCGGAGGTCATGGAGGATATGGTCCGGCTGCTGCGTCTTCGCCAGCCCGGCGTGTTCATGACCGGGCTGGGCCGGGACAATCTGGCGATGTCGGTGCTGCGCGGAGAGAACAAACGCGAGTTTGTGCTCGATTATACCGCCAGTCACTCCCACCAGCCGGGCATTGTGTATGCTGCAACCCGCAAGGAGGTCGACGATCTGTACCAGAGGCTGCAGGCCTCAGGAATCGCAGCCGGACGCTATCATGCCGGAATGAGCGACCAGGAGCGGGCGGACAGCCAGGAGAAGTTCCTTTATGATGATATCCGGGTCATGGTGGCGACCAATGCCTTCGGGATGGGGATCGACAAATCCAACGTACGTTATGTCATCCACTACAATATGCCGAAGAATATGGAGGCATATGTCCAGGAGGCCGGACGTGCCGGCCGGGACGGGGAACCGAGTGAATGTATTCTGCTGTTCAGCGCACAGGACATTATGACACAGAAGTTCCTGATCGAGCAGAATCCTCAGGATCCTGAACGCAAAGCCAATGAATACCGCAAGCTTCAGCAGATGATTGATTACTGCTACACCACCCGCTGTCTGCGCAGTGCGCAGCTGGAGTATTTTGGGGAAGACAATGAGGACAAGCTCTGCGGAATCTGCAGCTCCTGCACGGATGAACGCGAGCTGGTGGATATGACAGTGGATGCGCAGAAGATTTTCTCCTGCATCCACCGGATGCGGGAACGGTATGGCGTGGCGCTGGTTGCTTCCGTGCTGAAGGGTTCACGTAACCAGAAGGTGCTGCAGTACGGCTTCGAGAAGCTGCCGACTCATGGTGCGATGTCCAGCCGGACGGAGAAAGAGATTACCGAGAGCATCAATGTGCTGATCTCGGAAGGTTATCTGGCGCTGTCGGAAGGCCAGTATCCGGTCGTGCGGCTGCAGCCGCTGGCCGCCGAGGTGCTTCGCGGCCAGCGTGAGGTGATGCAGCGTGTCGCCCGTCCGCTGCTTACCGGAGGTTCCGGCTCAGGACGGAGCCGCAGCCGGAGCTACGATCTTTCGCCGTCTGCGGTCAACGAGACGGTGTTCGAGCAGCTGCGCCTGATCCGCCGCGAGCTGGCGGGGCGCGAGCATGTGCCGTCCTATATTATTTTTAACGACGCTACTCTGCGTGAGATGAGTGTGGTTTGTCCGCAGACCGAAGCGGAAATGCTGAGGGTTAAAGGTGTCGGTGAAGTGAAATACCGGAAATACGGCAAGCCGTTTCTGGAGTTTTTTCAAAATGAAATGTAA
- a CDS encoding B12-binding domain-containing radical SAM protein, whose product MRIVLATLNAKYIHTSLAIRLLKAYSEHEFPDILLAEYTIKDPVMNIVSDLFQKKPDVIGFSCYIWNIEETIKLVGILKQVLPEVAIVLGGPEVSYEPLYWMKREAGVDFVVNGDGEETFHHLLQELRDDRKFHFVYGAAYRKGEELIVNPPRPKSDLNTLPTPHRFAEDLPDLSKRIVYFETSRGCPFNCQFCLSSIEVGVRYYDIERVKSDLLYLINNGAKVIKFLDRTFNINRSYAMEMFQFLIDNHQGCVFQFEITADIMRPEVLDFLAENAPPGIFRFEIGVQSTNDETNELVKRRQNFAKLSRTVMKIKASGNIDQHLDLIAGLPQEDYATFRKTFNDVFAMEPEELQLGFLKMLRGTGLRAQAAKYDYTYMEHAPYEILSSHVMPFSDIIRLKRLEDVLERYWNSHRLDHTVKYLIRHVFESPFDFFQAFGDYWEERGWQKIGHQLEDLFTRLHAFLTDSGTPSMDIITGLMKLDYFLGHKYKPRKIWWDHAMDKADWARHMKEIAAHPERVSAALAEAGFNERELQKFTVLEVLPFHLETVLDSISGLRADAAESVDVKEAVVAAEADASALELMAESAGNSGSPGNSMAAVAAAGRGTSAAVAEALPEAGGSTLLIVLYQQDESQRAQYYTLPLN is encoded by the coding sequence ATGAGAATCGTCCTGGCTACATTAAATGCCAAGTATATCCATACTTCACTCGCAATCCGTCTGCTTAAGGCATACAGTGAGCATGAGTTTCCGGATATTCTGCTGGCAGAATACACTATCAAAGATCCCGTGATGAATATCGTGTCTGACCTCTTTCAGAAGAAGCCGGATGTTATCGGCTTTTCCTGTTATATATGGAACATAGAGGAGACGATCAAGCTGGTCGGTATCCTCAAACAGGTGCTGCCCGAGGTGGCGATTGTACTAGGAGGCCCGGAGGTTTCGTACGAACCTCTCTATTGGATGAAGCGTGAAGCAGGTGTTGATTTTGTCGTGAACGGGGACGGGGAGGAGACCTTTCACCATCTGCTGCAGGAGCTGCGGGATGACCGCAAGTTCCATTTTGTCTACGGGGCTGCCTACCGCAAAGGCGAGGAGCTGATTGTCAATCCGCCGCGTCCCAAGAGCGATCTTAACACCCTGCCGACACCGCACCGGTTTGCAGAGGATCTGCCGGATCTCAGCAAGCGGATCGTTTATTTTGAGACCAGCCGGGGCTGTCCGTTCAATTGCCAGTTCTGCCTATCGAGCATCGAGGTGGGCGTGCGTTACTACGATATTGAACGGGTAAAGTCCGATCTGCTCTATCTGATTAATAACGGGGCGAAGGTCATTAAGTTCCTGGACCGCACCTTCAACATCAACCGCAGCTATGCGATGGAAATGTTCCAGTTTCTGATCGACAACCATCAGGGCTGTGTGTTCCAGTTCGAGATTACGGCAGACATCATGCGTCCTGAGGTGCTGGATTTTCTGGCCGAGAATGCACCTCCGGGCATCTTCCGGTTCGAGATTGGTGTACAGTCAACCAATGATGAGACCAATGAGCTGGTCAAACGCCGCCAGAATTTCGCGAAGCTGTCCCGTACAGTGATGAAAATCAAAGCCAGCGGCAACATCGACCAGCATCTCGATCTTATCGCCGGACTGCCGCAGGAGGATTACGCCACCTTCCGTAAAACCTTCAACGACGTCTTCGCAATGGAGCCGGAGGAGCTACAGCTCGGGTTCCTCAAAATGCTGCGTGGAACCGGTCTGCGTGCCCAGGCAGCCAAATATGACTATACGTACATGGAGCATGCGCCTTATGAGATTCTCAGCAGCCATGTCATGCCTTTCTCAGATATTATCCGGCTGAAGCGGCTGGAGGATGTGCTGGAGAGATACTGGAATAGCCACCGGCTTGATCATACGGTAAAGTATCTGATCCGTCATGTATTTGAATCGCCGTTTGATTTCTTCCAGGCGTTTGGCGATTACTGGGAGGAGCGGGGCTGGCAAAAAATCGGCCACCAGCTGGAGGACCTGTTTACACGGCTGCATGCGTTCCTGACGGACAGCGGTACACCTTCCATGGATATTATCACCGGGCTGATGAAGCTGGATTATTTCCTGGGCCACAAGTACAAGCCGCGCAAAATCTGGTGGGACCATGCAATGGACAAAGCGGACTGGGCGCGTCATATGAAGGAGATAGCCGCTCATCCGGAGCGGGTATCCGCAGCGTTGGCCGAAGCGGGGTTCAACGAGCGGGAGCTGCAGAAGTTCACCGTGCTGGAAGTGCTGCCGTTTCATCTGGAAACGGTACTGGATTCGATCAGCGGATTGCGTGCGGATGCGGCTGAATCGGTTGACGTGAAGGAAGCTGTTGTAGCAGCCGAAGCTGATGCGTCTGCTCTAGAACTTATGGCTGAATCCGCAGGGAACTCCGGCTCACCGGGTAACAGCATGGCAGCAGTTGCTGCAGCAGGCAGAGGGACATCTGCAGCCGTCGCTGAGGCCCTGCCGGAAGCAGGAGGAAGCACTCTGCTCATCGTGCTGTACCAGCAGGATGAGAGCCAGCGCGCGCAGTATTACACCCTGCCGTTAAATTAA
- a CDS encoding nucleotidyltransferase family protein: MGEAGRISLVLYEESFKEQLMAFQLPPEQAEFTALPSETLDAALSDPDKLAVVITEDGQAAGFFILHTGKRIAEFYKDYQGAVLVRAFLVDYASQGRGIAKTAMALLPAFVRTYLPAVYEIVLTVNERNLPAGHLYLGAGFRDHGLRRTGSKGPQKVLQYELDLPQDNPDEELLLRGRLTGIFSRSRLLMDVFRKAQFMEPYPYYIGAGCLVQTVWNELTGRAPDYGIGDIDLIYFDPDDLSFAAEDHLIAKGRECFFGTAIPVDIKNQARVHLWYEDRFGVRLQPYPSLEAAIDSWPTTVTALGARLDGNGEWHIYAPFGLKDLFSLTLRPNKVLISEEIYRSKTIKWQKKWPELQVMPWED, encoded by the coding sequence GTGGGAGAGGCCGGACGGATTTCACTGGTTTTGTATGAAGAGAGCTTCAAGGAGCAGCTTATGGCGTTTCAGCTTCCCCCGGAGCAGGCGGAATTTACCGCATTGCCGTCAGAGACATTGGACGCTGCGTTAAGTGATCCTGACAAACTTGCAGTAGTCATTACGGAGGACGGTCAAGCCGCGGGATTTTTCATCCTGCATACCGGTAAGCGTATCGCCGAGTTCTACAAGGATTACCAGGGGGCAGTGCTGGTACGGGCATTCCTTGTGGATTATGCCAGCCAGGGGCGGGGGATCGCCAAGACTGCCATGGCTTTACTGCCAGCCTTTGTCCGTACCTATCTTCCGGCAGTTTATGAAATCGTGCTGACCGTCAACGAGCGGAATCTTCCTGCGGGTCATCTCTACCTGGGAGCCGGATTTCGTGATCACGGACTGCGCCGAACCGGGAGCAAAGGGCCGCAGAAGGTTCTGCAGTATGAGCTTGACCTGCCGCAAGACAACCCGGATGAGGAGCTCCTGCTCCGGGGGCGCCTGACCGGTATTTTCTCCCGGAGCCGGCTGCTGATGGACGTCTTTCGCAAGGCTCAGTTCATGGAGCCGTACCCGTATTACATCGGAGCGGGCTGTCTGGTGCAGACCGTATGGAATGAGCTTACCGGCCGGGCTCCGGATTACGGCATCGGGGATATCGATCTCATCTATTTTGATCCGGATGATCTGAGCTTTGCAGCAGAGGATCATCTCATTGCTAAGGGGCGGGAGTGCTTTTTCGGGACTGCTATCCCGGTGGATATTAAGAATCAGGCCCGCGTCCATCTCTGGTATGAGGATAGGTTCGGAGTCAGGCTTCAGCCTTATCCCAGTCTGGAGGCTGCCATCGACAGCTGGCCGACAACGGTGACTGCGCTCGGGGCCAGGCTGGACGGGAACGGAGAGTGGCACATCTACGCCCCGTTTGGCCTGAAGGATTTGTTCAGTCTGACCTTAAGACCGAATAAGGTGCTGATTAGTGAAGAGATTTACCGAAGCAAGACAATCAAATGGCAAAAGAAATGGCCGGAGCTGCAGGTCATGCCCTGGGAAGACTAG
- a CDS encoding class I SAM-dependent methyltransferase, which yields MAELGHEVHLLELSPAAVEYARNLQQKENTFPLHSIELADARQLLRPDESADLVLLMGPLYHLTAREERIAAIREAARVLKPGGILIAAGIFRFSSTLWGLSVFGAKNEFIDDSVFFGMVRRELTEGQHIRPEEYPHFISRAFFHLPSELKSELTDAGLTHLSTADVEGPVWIVPAFSEKWNDPGSREALMQISSLVEEQESLLGMSPHMLAIARK from the coding sequence CTGGCAGAGCTGGGTCATGAGGTCCATCTGCTGGAGCTGTCTCCCGCTGCCGTAGAATATGCCAGAAATCTGCAACAAAAGGAGAATACCTTCCCACTCCACAGCATCGAGTTGGCGGATGCCCGTCAGCTGCTTCGGCCGGATGAGAGCGCCGACCTTGTGCTGCTCATGGGGCCGCTCTATCATCTGACGGCCAGGGAGGAGCGGATTGCCGCGATCCGCGAAGCTGCAAGAGTGCTCAAACCAGGCGGAATCCTGATTGCTGCCGGGATCTTCAGATTCAGCTCCACGTTATGGGGTCTGTCCGTTTTTGGCGCGAAGAATGAATTCATCGATGATTCGGTATTCTTCGGGATGGTCAGACGGGAACTTACCGAAGGACAGCATATCCGACCTGAGGAATATCCGCATTTCATCTCAAGAGCTTTCTTTCATCTGCCCTCGGAATTAAAAAGCGAATTGACCGATGCCGGTCTCACTCATCTGTCTACAGCTGATGTCGAAGGACCAGTCTGGATCGTGCCGGCATTCAGTGAAAAGTGGAACGACCCCGGCAGCCGGGAAGCACTAATGCAAATAAGCTCCCTTGTTGAAGAACAAGAGAGCTTGCTGGGAATGAGTCCGCATATGCTGGCGATTGCCCGGAAATAA
- a CDS encoding alpha/beta fold hydrolase, whose amino-acid sequence MRENSFTMTDPLGVNIHVYEWLPEPEAPVRGVVQIAHGMCETAARYARFASALTAAGYAVYANDHRGHGKTAGKVNLLGDTGENGFYWMRRDMLQLAGIVQSRQEGLPLFLLAHSMGSFLAQKLMCEPGSGVYSGFILSGTNGPRSMLRAAESLAAMQLRLQGAHHRSVLINGMVFGPYNRNFTPIRTAFDWLSSDPQEVDRFIADPFCGAICTTRFFRDFFRLLRDIHSRETLLTLCKDKPVFLFSGAKDPVGMNGQGVLRLAAIYKDHGLSEVEYRLYPEGRHEMLNEVNHDEVTADVLDWLVRHLPAESLLLQPAAN is encoded by the coding sequence ATGAGGGAAAACAGTTTTACAATGACCGATCCTCTCGGTGTCAATATCCATGTCTATGAATGGCTGCCTGAACCGGAGGCTCCGGTCAGGGGTGTAGTGCAGATTGCCCACGGCATGTGTGAGACGGCTGCACGTTATGCCCGCTTTGCCTCGGCACTGACGGCGGCCGGGTATGCGGTCTATGCCAACGATCACCGCGGCCATGGCAAAACGGCAGGCAAGGTGAATCTGCTTGGCGATACCGGCGAGAACGGCTTCTACTGGATGCGGCGCGATATGCTGCAGCTTGCAGGCATTGTGCAATCCCGGCAGGAAGGCTTGCCGCTCTTCCTGCTCGCTCACAGCATGGGCTCCTTTCTGGCCCAGAAGCTGATGTGCGAGCCAGGCAGCGGAGTGTACTCCGGTTTCATTCTCAGCGGCACCAACGGGCCCCGCAGCATGCTTCGGGCCGCTGAATCTCTGGCGGCAATGCAGCTCAGACTGCAAGGGGCACACCACCGCAGTGTACTGATTAACGGCATGGTATTCGGTCCCTATAACCGCAACTTCACTCCGATCCGGACTGCGTTCGACTGGCTGAGCAGTGATCCACAAGAGGTGGACCGGTTCATTGCCGATCCGTTCTGCGGGGCGATCTGTACCACCCGCTTCTTCCGTGATTTCTTCCGGCTGCTGCGCGATATTCATTCCCGGGAAACGCTGCTTACGTTATGCAAAGATAAGCCGGTATTTCTATTCTCAGGAGCCAAAGATCCTGTAGGCATGAACGGGCAAGGTGTGCTGCGCCTGGCTGCTATATATAAGGACCACGGGCTAAGCGAGGTAGAGTACCGTCTTTACCCGGAAGGCCGGCATGAAATGCTGAACGAAGTCAACCACGATGAGGTCACTGCCGATGTGCTGGATTGGCTGGTCCGCCATCTTCCGGCCGAGTCCCTGCTGCTACAGCCGGCTGCAAACTAA
- a CDS encoding type I phosphomannose isomerase catalytic subunit has product MTKPYPLKFQPEFKERVWGGRALEKFGLNLPEGHIGEGWMIADHPNGVSSVVNGELAGQGLDQIREQFGQEWFGSKGISEAGGRFPLLIKLLDCNDNLSVQVHPTDDYEGLPKGELGKTEMWYVLDAKPDAKIIYGLKENVTRESLRAALENGTVMDSMQEITVSAGDAFYIPAGTVHALCAGVVVAEIQQNSDTTYRIYDYDRPGLDGKPRELHIEDSLNVTAYEGAGATSMKTDSAVPGEWLQIASSPYFIVEKGVVNGEWNLSTTPDSFTILVICEGSGHLTWEGGSQPYAAGECYLLPSTLGAYGIEGHSTVLRSYLP; this is encoded by the coding sequence ATGACAAAACCATATCCACTTAAGTTTCAACCGGAGTTCAAAGAACGTGTGTGGGGCGGCCGGGCCTTGGAGAAATTCGGCCTTAACCTGCCGGAGGGCCATATTGGCGAAGGATGGATGATCGCCGATCATCCGAACGGCGTCTCTTCCGTTGTGAACGGCGAATTGGCCGGACAAGGCCTCGACCAGATCCGTGAGCAGTTCGGACAGGAATGGTTCGGAAGCAAAGGCATCTCCGAAGCTGGCGGACGGTTCCCGCTGCTGATTAAGCTGCTGGACTGCAACGACAATCTGTCCGTACAGGTGCATCCTACAGATGATTATGAAGGATTGCCTAAGGGTGAACTCGGCAAAACAGAAATGTGGTATGTGCTGGACGCTAAGCCTGATGCCAAAATCATCTACGGCCTGAAAGAAAACGTCACCCGCGAAAGCCTGCGTGCCGCGCTGGAGAACGGTACAGTGATGGACAGCATGCAGGAAATCACAGTCTCTGCAGGCGACGCATTCTACATTCCCGCCGGCACGGTCCATGCGCTCTGCGCCGGAGTCGTTGTAGCGGAAATCCAGCAGAATTCGGATACTACATACCGGATTTATGACTACGACCGTCCCGGTCTTGACGGCAAGCCGCGCGAGCTGCATATCGAAGATTCGCTCAACGTTACCGCTTATGAAGGGGCTGGGGCCACTTCGATGAAGACAGATAGTGCAGTTCCAGGAGAATGGCTGCAAATCGCCTCCTCCCCTTATTTCATCGTTGAAAAAGGGGTTGTAAACGGTGAGTGGAACCTGTCCACCACCCCGGACAGCTTCACTATCCTGGTCATCTGCGAAGGCAGCGGACATCTGACATGGGAAGGCGGCTCCCAGCCTTATGCTGCAGGAGAATGCTACCTGCTGCCGTCTACCCTTGGAGCCTATGGCATCGAAGGCCACTCCACGGTGCTCCGTTCTTATTTGCCATAA
- a CDS encoding VOC family protein, whose translation MKVPEFEAEHSRIAALKFPGLTEISTLLNGSRYFFFDGPDGEKLEFFESTRSN comes from the coding sequence ATGAAGGTACCGGAATTTGAAGCCGAGCATAGCCGCATTGCCGCGCTGAAGTTTCCTGGCCTGACAGAAATCAGCACACTGTTGAACGGCAGCCGTTATTTCTTTTTTGACGGGCCGGACGGTGAAAAGCTGGAGTTCTTCGAGTCTACCCGCAGTAATTAG
- a CDS encoding tRNA (mnm(5)s(2)U34)-methyltransferase — MGFMSVLSFAHKLTAERLASGGRAIDATVGTGADTLVLAKAAGPRGGVYGFDIQPAALKLAEERLRLAREEAPAALSPVTLLHRSHAAMAEAVPPEWRGTVSAVMFNLGYLPTGDADKTIITETESTLAALDAALALLRPGGIITAVLYPGHEGGDREAAAVESWAAGLAQPQAQSIIYRQLQRASAPYVVAVEKKKGS, encoded by the coding sequence ATGGGCTTCATGTCTGTCCTTAGCTTTGCTCATAAATTAACCGCCGAACGGCTCGCTTCCGGCGGCAGAGCCATCGACGCAACCGTGGGCACCGGTGCGGATACGCTCGTTCTCGCCAAGGCGGCCGGGCCGCGCGGCGGAGTGTATGGCTTCGACATTCAGCCTGCGGCGCTGAAGCTTGCGGAAGAGCGCCTGCGGCTGGCCCGGGAGGAAGCGCCGGCTGCGCTGTCTCCCGTGACGCTGCTTCATCGCAGCCATGCAGCGATGGCAGAAGCCGTTCCGCCGGAATGGCGAGGAACGGTCTCGGCGGTGATGTTCAATCTCGGCTATCTGCCCACGGGCGATGCCGATAAGACCATCATCACCGAGACGGAGAGCACGCTGGCCGCGCTGGATGCCGCCCTGGCGCTGCTGCGCCCGGGCGGCATTATCACAGCCGTGCTCTATCCCGGCCATGAAGGCGGCGACCGCGAAGCCGCCGCCGTCGAATCCTGGGCGGCAGGGCTCGCCCAGCCGCAGGCGCAGAGCATTATATACCGCCAGCTGCAGCGGGCCTCCGCCCCGTATGTTGTTGCTGTAGAAAAGAAAAAAGGGAGCTGA
- a CDS encoding TIGR01212 family radical SAM protein (This family includes YhcC from E. coli K-12, an uncharacterized radical SAM protein.) — protein sequence MSLLQTPSPLLWGDKRFHTWNYEMREHMDTKVFKVMLDAGFTCPNRDGSIAKGGCTFCSARGSGDFAGSRRDDLVTQFNHVRDRQHLKWPNAKYIGYFQAYTNTYAPVEELREYYEVILQQPGVVGLSIATRPDCLPDDVIEYLAELNQRTYLWIEMGLQTIHNSTSELINRAHDTQCYIEAVEKLRAHGIRVCTHIIHGLPQETHEMMLETVSAVAGMDVQGIKIHLLHLMRKTPMVKQYEAGLLRFLEQDEYVKLIVDSLEILPPEMIVHRLTGDAPRESLIGPLWSLKKWEVLNAIDQELVARDSWQGKYWRKS from the coding sequence GTGAGCCTTTTACAGACCCCCTCTCCACTGCTGTGGGGAGATAAACGTTTCCATACGTGGAACTACGAAATGCGCGAGCACATGGACACGAAAGTCTTCAAAGTTATGCTCGATGCGGGCTTTACCTGTCCGAACCGTGACGGCTCGATCGCCAAAGGAGGCTGCACCTTCTGCAGCGCCAGAGGCTCCGGTGATTTCGCCGGCAGCCGCCGGGATGATCTGGTCACACAGTTCAATCATGTGCGCGACCGCCAGCATCTCAAATGGCCGAACGCCAAATACATCGGCTACTTCCAGGCTTACACTAATACGTATGCTCCGGTTGAAGAGCTGAGAGAATATTATGAGGTTATCCTGCAACAGCCCGGTGTAGTCGGCTTGTCCATTGCGACACGCCCCGACTGCCTGCCGGATGATGTCATCGAGTATCTCGCTGAGCTTAACCAGCGTACGTATCTCTGGATAGAAATGGGCCTGCAGACGATCCATAACTCCACCTCGGAGCTGATCAACCGGGCACATGATACCCAATGTTATATTGAAGCTGTCGAAAAGCTGCGTGCCCATGGCATCCGAGTCTGCACCCACATCATCCATGGGCTTCCGCAGGAAACCCATGAAATGATGCTGGAAACCGTCTCGGCGGTTGCAGGCATGGATGTGCAGGGAATCAAGATACATCTGCTTCATCTCATGCGCAAAACGCCGATGGTCAAGCAATACGAAGCCGGCCTGTTACGCTTCCTGGAGCAGGACGAATACGTGAAGCTCATCGTGGATTCACTGGAAATTCTGCCTCCGGAGATGATCGTTCACCGCCTGACCGGGGATGCGCCGCGCGAGTCGCTGATTGGACCCTTGTGGAGCCTGAAAAAGTGGGAAGTGCTGAACGCTATCGACCAGGAACTGGTTGCACGCGACAGCTGGCAGGGTAAGTACTGGAGGAAGAGCTAA
- the trmB gene encoding tRNA (guanosine(46)-N7)-methyltransferase TrmB produces the protein MRLRGRKGIRESLEEQTDLVILDPRSLKGRWSELFGNDHPIHVEFGMGKGQFISQMSFKYPDINFIGVDMYDELIRRAAEKARLVWEPAGHETPPNLKVALANINYAEEVFAPGELERIYLNFSDPWPKSKHARRRLTHPRFLDKYRGLLSPLGEIHLKTDSRSLFEFSLNAFADYGLQMKNISLDLHADGIINEEHVMTEYETKFYGRGVNIHRCEAIVGSEALARYQAGRLDKYRL, from the coding sequence ATGCGTTTACGCGGAAGAAAAGGAATACGTGAAAGCCTGGAGGAGCAAACCGACCTGGTGATCCTTGATCCACGCAGCCTCAAGGGCCGCTGGTCAGAATTGTTCGGCAACGACCACCCGATCCATGTGGAGTTCGGAATGGGTAAGGGGCAGTTTATTAGTCAAATGAGCTTCAAATATCCCGATATTAATTTTATCGGCGTCGATATGTACGATGAGCTGATCCGCCGTGCGGCTGAGAAGGCCAGACTGGTATGGGAACCGGCCGGGCACGAGACGCCGCCTAACCTGAAGGTCGCCCTTGCGAATATTAACTATGCCGAGGAAGTTTTTGCACCGGGGGAGCTGGAACGCATCTATTTAAATTTCAGTGATCCGTGGCCTAAAAGCAAGCATGCCCGCCGCCGCCTGACCCACCCGCGTTTTCTTGACAAATACCGCGGACTGCTCAGCCCGCTGGGAGAAATTCACCTGAAGACGGATTCGCGCAGCCTGTTCGAATTCTCACTGAATGCTTTTGCCGATTACGGCCTGCAGATGAAAAATATTTCCTTGGATCTGCACGCAGACGGCATCATTAACGAAGAGCATGTCATGACCGAGTATGAAACCAAATTTTATGGACGCGGTGTCAATATTCATCGCTGTGAGGCGATTGTCGGTTCAGAGGCATTGGCCCGTTATCAGGCCGGACGTCTGGACAAATACCGGCTGTAG